Part of the Benincasa hispida cultivar B227 chromosome 11, ASM972705v1, whole genome shotgun sequence genome, atataaatttgaatatattactaaaaataataagaCTTACAATATAACTAAaagtatatcatatacaattatgacaatatttattttaattgcatAATGCAAATGaagatatatataaatatataaataaaataaaaatgaagaacaaaaagATAAAATGGAATTAAGAAATCTGGAAAACTCATATTTCAAGAGAGCATCCAAAACTCTTCAAATGCCCTCTGGGCTAATCTAGATGTCTACTTCATGAAAATCTAAGATGTCAGCGAAACAAACTATTATAAATGAaaagttttataatttaattttaaatataatatatcaattagtttttgaaattcaaaattattagttttttttaaggtaTATTTTTAAGCTAAGGTAATTATTATAGATAGTATTTTTAGGATTAATAATTAAGTACatatcaacattttaaaaaaatagaattacaaatatagtcAAATACATTAGCGATACACTCTAGTACTCATATATTTATGTTAGTTATTGATAATATtgttgatagatttctattaatGATAAGTATCGTTAATTAACTCTGATGATCGGATATAAATTTTGCTatagttataattttttttttacattgtaCTCTATTTACAAATATTATATAGATCTCGTTGCTATATTTTCAACTAAAagttaatataaagtatttggGTATCATAGGTTGCATCTTAGTCCATTAAAAtttgacatatatataaaaaaaagaaaaagttaaaaatgattgaaaaatatatgtgtatatattcttttttgtaTGTGTATAAAAATAGATGATGTGAGCACATAATATTGCTCAAAGTTAATTAGATATGTTCAGTCCTTTTAGACATACATCTTGCCATCTTGGTACACATAAAATGGAGAAGAAAGCTGATGGAATAAACTAATATTTTCACCAAAATGGAATGGCAAAAATATTAAGGTGAAATTATTAaataaggagaaaaagaaaagggttGGATGTTTCAGTTTACCAGTTCACTGAGAACACTCTAGGCCTGCCACGTCAACAATGACGTGTCATGACCTCGAAGTTTCCGGCACCAAGTAAGTGTATCTACACACGTGGCCAAAAGCTAAAGACAAGAGTCTATAAAAAAGGGCCATTCTGATTCTCGGATGACGGCAACCGAAAAAACAGAGGCTTATAATTAAACAGCGTTATTTTGGAAAGCCATGGCGGATAGCGGCGTGTTCAGGCTGGCGTCTTCAGCAATAGACCACGAAGGAAGATTGCCAAGAAAGTACACATCAGAAGGGCAAGGGGCGCAGAAGAACAAATCTCCGCCGTTGGAATGGTACAATCTGCCTGAAGGGACCAAGACCCTGGCTCTTGTGGTGCAGGACATTGACGCGCCGGACCCCAGCGGACCCATCGTGCCGTGGACCGTGTGGGTGGTTGTGAACATACCGCCCACCTTGAAGGGCCTGCCCGAAGATTTCTCTGGGAACCAACAGGGGCTCGGGGGTGATTATGCGGCTATACAAGAAGGCAACAATGATGAAAAGGTCCCTGGTTGGCGTGCTCCCACTTTGCCCTCACATGGCCACCGCTTCGAGTTCAAGCTCTATGCTTTAGACGACCACTTGAACCTCGGCAATAAGGTCCATCTCGTCTTTTTTCTTCTCATGTTATATCACACCGCTCATTATCAATTTATATCGTTATCTTTCCGTACCAATAACAATTACTCTATTACAAGTGATCTATGATGGAATTTTATTGATCACCCCACCAAGTACTACTAAAAAAACCTAGCATGTTTTTCGATGTATTGGAAGGAAAATTTAATGAACTTGgaaatttttactattttactttCTAAATAATGATCTCATGCCTTTCACTTGCAGGTGACGAAGGAGAAGCTGTTAGACGCAATAGAAGGGCACGTGCTGGGGGAAGCAGTATTAATGGCGGTCTTCTGATCACGTCACATTCAACTTTTTGtactctttttccctttttgtctTATCTGAAATGGAGAATtgcacccaaaaaaaaaaaaaaaaagaaagaaagaaagaacactGTATTTTGTACATTAAATCAACAATTTCCTTCCTTAATAAGAGCAAGATGACACTTTTTTCCATGACGGTCAAAAACACACACAAATACTCACCCTAAAATTCTGAACACTCAGAGAGATTCGAAGCTATTATATAATACATGAAGACACACTGGAATGaatccaaaagaaaattttaaaatgtttacaaCTCGATGATTACTCCTCTAGCGCCATTGATATAAGGCGAGCCAGTTCCTTCTTCCATATTGGCCGCTGCAGTGCCGTGCCTTCTTGGATCGAATTTCTCGCCGTCACCCCAAAGAGCATAAGCCTCCTCGCCGTGGACGGCGTCGTCGCCGATCATGAGTTCTTCGTCGGGCATTCTTAAGGGCATAAAGAGGCGAATAAAGAGGAGTATTACAGTGGTTGACACGATGTTCCATCCTATGATGAAGGTGGATCCGGTCAGTTGTTTTAGGAACTGTACGCCGCCGTTTTTACCGTAAAAAGCGCCGCGTGTACCGATGATCGGTATGTATAGATCGCATAGTGTGGGCTCCGCTAAAAGCCCAGTGAGAAGGCCGCCCATCAATCCTGCCACCGCGTGCGTGTGAAATACGCCGAGCGTGTCGTCAGCCTGTTATACACACGTGtgatttgattaaatttaaaataaataatctttGATAGTAATAATGATAAAGCATGGAAATTGAGTTTTGGAAAGAGGGGAGTTGTTAGTTGGCTACTAACTCCACCTTTTACTTGGATTATGGAACATCTATTTCAATTAATCCCTTACCCCGTGGGTTCACCCAATTAAACAACTTTTCAAACCTAAGATTTactaaccaatttttttttccactcaAGTCTACTCAAATATTTACTAAATTCTATTCTTTAGTTTTGTctcatttcaaaattagtttcaaGTAGAAATTCTAGAAGGtaatttcatttcaaacttCAATACTGAACAGGTCATTGGTACTAAACTTGAGATTCTAGAAAAATATTTCAAGTGTAGTTTGTTTACCTCGATTAAATTGAATAATGgaaatagattttaaatttataagaagATTGTtccaattaaaaaattttaaacttaatgTGTTAACTGCACTATTGGGATTAaggaaggttttttttttttttattgtaataattttttatataatggatttttttagtggactatgattttttttttcaaattgggAATTTCCTACATAACATAAATTCttgacttttttattttattgctttcctttaAGAGTTTTTCCAACTAGTGGTATCAGTGGTACCAGAACGTTAGGTTTGTAGTTTCTTAAATTTTTCAGTATGCTTTGTGGTTTCTTAAATTTTTCAGTATGCTTTGTGGTTGCAGTTTTGTCTGACCATTTATATCATAAAAGAATTTTTGAAATAGGTTGTGGTATTTATGAATAGTGTGAAATGTTCACTATTTACTCTTTTTGTAAAAAAGAGAAGCAGATATGTTAAACTTTATGAGTTCAGTAAAATTTGATGGAAGGATCAACTTCGACTTGTGGCAAGTACAAATCAAGGATGTATTAATACAAGTTGGATTACACAAGTGCAAGTTAAGTCGTGATAATGTTCTAGTGAAATCTAAGAATGATTCTAATAGAGGTTCAAAAAGATAGTCTTCGAGCAAAAGATAGGTTGTTGGGAATGCGGACGGTCTGAGCACGTGAAAAACAAAGCAGGTTTGTCAATGAGCTTTGGACCGGATGCTGATAGTGTATTTCTCGTCATGGAAAACGATGACTTCCTCAAAAAAGAGAATTCATCCTCATAGTATGTCCACTTTACCATGAAAGAGGATGTGATGTTAGCGATTCTACAAGTCTGCACATAGGCATTGACTTGCCGGTTATGCAAGATGTAGGGTGAAAGTTATGTAGATGGCTGAATGACTTATAGGTGAGCCAAGTAGGTGGAAGTTGCACCATAAATATTAGCAAAGTTTATTGGCATGtgatcaaaaagaaaaatcttggGAGGTGGTATTCCAAGCCGTCTACTTTTTATGGTGAACTAAGTTATAATTCTATGAGATGAGAATTATAGTTGTTGGTGAAGACAATGGATGTTGTAGATATTGTGgattcttcaaatatcttgGTAAGGTGAAATTTGTTAGGTTTTGGTAAAATATTAGAAGTACAGTTTGCCTACAACCATTAAATTGAACAATGGGGATGAGCTTCAAACTTATAAAAGGAGTCTACACCTCTAGTTTCAAGTTATCCCAATTAGAAACACCTTAAACTTAGTCTGCTAACTCTAACTAAATTCATTTTAtattctctagtttgagagtGGGAAAAAAAGTGAGTAGTCAAAATTTTTGAGAGAATGTTATTGTAGTTTGGATAAAGAGaggtttttttaataatttttcataGTGGGTCTCTTTATGGTGAGCCGTGGTTTTTCTCCTATTTGGAAgtttttcacataaatttttgtgtctcttattttattgttttcttttattttctctaatAGTTTTATGTGATAGAAGTGAAAGATTTTTCCAACAAATCTATCACAATatgttttgctatatttaaataacattttcattatacacaaaatataattttagggATACTTCCATAATTAGGCTACTCATTCATATATTGTTTCATATGAatctaattaatataattttcttatttcattCATTAATCCACTTGTTTATAAAAGTTCAAATAACTTGCCATGATTGTACCATATTTGCACGTCTTTCGCGCATTTCTTAAAAGCACATCGAATAATTTTTTctgacaaattttaaaataaaattcaaataaaaaaaatgagtgatgtattttttttccccttaatcAAAACACTTCAAATAGGCGGTCATCTATTAAATAatgtttcattttcaaattgaagatGATATCATTAAATTAAAGCAAAATGAACAATAAAGACAGggtttataaaaataataataataaatactgACCCGAAACGTCGTCGGATCGGAcagaatattaaaaaatgacGGAAAGTGAAGTTCGGAAGAAAAATCCACAAACAACAAAATAGTACCTCCGCAACGGCCCAAGGACTTGGGTGGGACCCCGGCCATTGAGTCATTGACTATAAATATGATTTGGATTTGTCAAACAATAATATGATAAAACAACCATCAATTtggtaaatatttaattttaaagtcattttctcttgaaaagaaaaaacaattattcaGAGTTATTTCCTGAAAAATAATGCCCATTGTCCTTTTATAATATCAGCAAGTTTGGTACAAAATAATCTAAAATTGGCTTTCGTGAGCTGTTGGTTTTCCCAATATATATTAGAAAgacattacaaaaattaattaattaattaattaaacataattcaaTTAAAGAAGAGAATATTTAGAAATAGATTCAGATTGAAAATTAAAGAACTTACCTTCTGCAAGAAACTCAATTTTTTATGAAGAACCATCATAGATAGCCATGGAATACTCCCTGCTAGAATTCCCATTATGATAGCCGCCCACGTCTGCACAACCCCTGTTTTcaattatttctttaaattgTTTACATTTATactttttctataattaatataaatatatcattgaAATTTAAACATTGAAAGCCCATAAAAATTTCCTGTATTTTAAGACAACAATATCAACCCAAAGTTAATTATTGGTTTCTTaaaaaccctaaattaattatatcttaaacATCCCTACATTTTCCACAAATTTCAAGAAGATAAAGGAACATAAAAATTTGCCACCGTGAGcctaattcataaattaatcagAAGTTGGGGTTCAATTACAAATGTTTCATATTTGTTaatctaaaagaataaaaatttaaaaaaattattttgttcgattaaaataatattataaatttgattcttatagttgaaaaaaaaatttaaaatttagtgtaTATAGTATATAGTTAGAAACCTATggtatattcattatttaaacTATTTAGAAGATTTCATCaataactaaattttaattttcatttattattattattttttaaatttaaatttattttctcaatttttctttcaaagatTTACATTTTCCTCCGGTGTAAAagtagccaaattctaaaatataaaaaaatatttttaacaaaaagttcaaaaaaaaatactttaatatttttggaattttttttatttataagaattttctattttaaaaacaaatacaagtttttaaaaactatttttttaaaaagtagaatttaatcatatttaagATAAGGTGGAGATGGGAAATTACCAGCGCCAGGAGTAACGCAAGCCAAGCCAGTCATCATACCCTGAATGGCTCCAATCACCGATGGCTTCCCAAAGTAAAACACATCCAAAATGGTCCAAACCAACAGACTCGTCGCCGCACTCACGTTCGTATTCAGCACCGCTATCGACGCCACCACGTTCGCCGAGTGCGGCGCTCCGCCGTTAAATCCCGACCACCCCATCCACAACAACCCCGCTCCGGCCAACATCAGCAGCACGTTATTCGGCGGAAACCTCTCTCTGTCACTCTTTATCCTCGGTCCAACCTATAATacaataaaaacacaaaaaaccccatcaattcaaattcaaaacccccAAATTCCAAAATTCCCGTGTTCTTACCCAATACGCCGCTGTTAATCCAGCAATTCCAGACGAAAGATGAATCACATAGCCACCTGAATAATCAATTACTCCCCATTTAAACAGAAACCCTCCGCCCCAAACACTGTATGCTCCGACGGTGTATGAGAAAATTACCCACAGAGGAACAAACGCCATCCAAGCTTTTATGTTCATTCTTGCAAGAACGGACCCACCAAGTAAAATCACAGTAATCGCAGCAAAAGTAAATTGAAAATACACAAGCGAAGCCATCGGAACATTGGGTTGAATTCTTGGCGTTCCCTGTCCATCGTTGAGGCCACTCTCAGGGATATTGGCTTGATTTATTAGGTAATCTTGCGACAGAGCTGGAATTCCTTTACCCCACAGAGGAATCAACTGATCGCCAAAGGCCATTCTGTAACCGACGATGACCCAACAAATTAGAACGGCGGCGAAGGCGTAAAGGGCCATAAAAGCAGAATTGACAGCCCATTTCTTTTTGACGATGCTGCCGTAAAGAATCACAAGCCCAGGCATGCTCTGAAGTCCGACGAGAGTGGAGGCTGTGATTTGCCAAGAGTTGTCGCCGGTGTTCAGCCATGGTGGGGATGCGGCGGCCATGTTCCCCGGCGGGATGGTGTTGTTCATAAGTAATTGGGTTGTTTTTTTTCCGCCTTGGGAGATAGAATGAAGGAATTTTGATGGAGGAAGGAAATTGGGAGGGGATGACAAGTGGGTTTCTAGGAATTGATGGGTTGATGGTGAGATTTTAACGATTTTGAAGTAATGGGGTGAGAAATTGAAATGATGAGTTGATTTTTTCTTCCAACAGTCTTATTAAAAAGGGATTTTGAGTGGAAGAAATGGGAACTGGAATTGGTTGATTTAGTATGAACAAAGAAGGGAAGTGTGGTGATTGACCCGAGTGGATGCGGGTTTGACCCAATggctcttccttcttcttccgcGGAGTCTTTCCCTCATTCCGTGTTCCATATGTTTtcttcaaaaatcattttttaacctaaaaatatCCACTTttactcttcttttttttttttttttttctctctggATTCATTGTGAACTATTAAAAGAGAGATTAATTGATAAttactttcaaaagtttaaagcTGGACTCTTGTCCAAAAATATAACTAGAATTAGTTTGGGGTGTAAACTATTAGggaaaatttgattaaaagatctatttttaaagtttaaaatgacttttgtcctattttttaaaatccaagaattttgatttttttgtttacttCATCATCAAAGTTCCATTTAAGTAATTTCACGTGACTTTAGcaaatggtaaaaaaaacattattttcatAAAGTGGATAAAATCTTATTGAGAAATTGCGTAGGATTGCTAAAATGGAAAATCCAATCGGaaaaatgaccattttttaaTGGTATGATTTATGATAAAAAAGACATGATGTGTTGGGCTCATCAACCTACTTACTTTTCCAATTTTGGCCCCAAgtctgattttttttaaaaaaaaaaaaaaaaattctattgagatttagTTTTTAATGATTAAGgatgattaaaaattaattaagatattAGATATTTCATATTTCCTAGctctaaaattttttatttatatatttcagtTTTATGTTATCTTTTCAAATCtcgtttaatatttttttccctaaaattcAATTCCCAAATTTTCAccattaatatttatttgagtGACAATTAACTTCCGTTTCCTCCTTCAACAAAGGAGAAACTCCTTCTCCATGCTTGAATCACCTCCTTTCAACAATATATNNNNNATATATTTGAATggaaaaatctcataaaaaattagtcttttttttttaatgtaaccTATTTGTGGGGCATAGAATTTTAGGTTTTTGTACAAGGTATTTACTTCaatgttttaaaagttaattaaaacttagaggttatttgggacCGTGAGTTGAGATATGATGTCTGAAGTTCATATGTATGTGAATCTCATAAATCTATGGAGTTCATGTCTACGTTTGGAGTTTAGAGTTGTTTTGTCTGAATTCATATGTCTGGATTTAGGGTtcagagttgagttcatatattAGAAATATCTACTGCAATTTTTTGAACTCTTCGTAATttgtttttatgattactatttttgttttgaaactcttttttctaataattatatcaatttttgtttgaataaaatatgaattgtaattttttttaattttttttaaaaatttttcttttatttattttgtaatgaacaacaataaaacaattatatttctTGTAGGAatttggttaaataaaatggaaaaccaaagagaaaataaaacttttgattcctaatttttctctatGAATTTCAATCTCCCCCATCATCTTAGCAGCCAATTGAATGTCACCATGTTTATTTAACCATTCCACTTTTTCACTAATTCTGGTTCGAAAATGTTCTAGAAAAcaaatctttaatttttatttctattttgttttatttttatttttgtttgtttttcttaactttttattccaccattcaactacatacatacttttccaaattattACCACTTATTtcatatgtgaattcaattaaataaaatatattttataattttctacatataaatattgcactaatattattatttttataataaacaaCACTAGTCAAAATAAGTTTAGCTTAGTGGTAATTGACATGACCTTCCATCCTAGAGGTGATCGTCGAAGTTTATCATCAAAGATGATTTGCTTGTATTCAGAGATGGTTGTCGAATTTCAGAGTTAGTCGCACGAAGGTGGTAGTCGAAGTTGGTCACTAGAATTTATAATGGAGGTGGTTGCTGGAACCTAGAATTAGTCTTTAGAGTTGGTCGTGAAGTCATCAAGTTGGCTATGTGAAAGTAGCTTTCAGAGTTGGTTCTTGGAATATGGCAGTGGTAATCAATAATAGTGACCGATGAATGGAGCCATTAAAATATTGGAAGAAGGTAGAGTTAGggtgagttggtatattttactagctcaattcaactcatgttggtgagtcaAA contains:
- the LOC120090511 gene encoding UPF0098 protein TC_0109, with the translated sequence MADSGVFRLASSAIDHEGRLPRKYTSEGQGAQKNKSPPLEWYNLPEGTKTLALVVQDIDAPDPSGPIVPWTVWVVVNIPPTLKGLPEDFSGNQQGLGGDYAAIQEGNNDEKVPGWRAPTLPSHGHRFEFKLYALDDHLNLGNKVTKEKLLDAIEGHVLGEAVLMAVF
- the LOC120090510 gene encoding ammonium transporter 2, whose protein sequence is MNNTIPPGNMAAASPPWLNTGDNSWQITASTLVGLQSMPGLVILYGSIVKKKWAVNSAFMALYAFAAVLICWVIVGYRMAFGDQLIPLWGKGIPALSQDYLINQANIPESGLNDGQGTPRIQPNVPMASLVYFQFTFAAITVILLGGSVLARMNIKAWMAFVPLWVIFSYTVGAYSVWGGGFLFKWGVIDYSGGYVIHLSSGIAGLTAAYWVGPRIKSDRERFPPNNVLLMLAGAGLLWMGWSGFNGGAPHSANVVASIAVLNTNVSAATSLLVWTILDVFYFGKPSVIGAIQGMMTGLACVTPGAGVVQTWAAIIMGILAGSIPWLSMMVLHKKLSFLQKADDTLGVFHTHAVAGLMGGLLTGLLAEPTLCDLYIPIIGTRGAFYGKNGGVQFLKQLTGSTFIIGWNIVSTTVILLFIRLFMPLRMPDEELMIGDDAVHGEEAYALWGDGEKFDPRRHGTAAANMEEGTGSPYINGARGVIIEL